The Candidatus Binatia bacterium genome contains the following window.
AGAAGGTCGAACTTTCATCTACTTATACCTATAGGTTATTCTGCCGTGAGTTAGATCGTAAGGCGAGAGCTCCACGAGCACGCGGTCGCCGGGGAGAATACGAATGAAGTTCATTCGGATCTTTCCCGAAACGTGCGCGAGCACGCGATGACCGTTCGCAAGCTCCACCCTGAACATCGCATTCGGCAACGGCTCGACGATCGTTCCTTCGACCTCGATCGCCTCTTCTTTGGGCGTCGCCGTCTTGGCGGCTTTCTCGGCCGAGGCCTTACCCCGCTTGGGCCGTCCCCCCCGCCTGCGCGCCATCAGAAGTCGCCGGCCATTTAGGCGATCGCCTCGCGCCGAGGACGATACTGCTCGAGGCCCGGATCTTCCTCATACTCGCGGAGCGTCAGAACCTTTGGGCCGCCCTCAGTCACCGCAACCGTGTGCTCGAAATGCGCTGCGAGTTTACCATCTGCCGTCACGACTGTCCAGCCGTCGGAGAGGATGCGAATCTTCGGGCTCGCTTGCGTTATCATCGGCTCGAGCGCCAGAACGAGGCCGCT
Protein-coding sequences here:
- the infA gene encoding translation initiation factor IF-1; translated protein: MEVEGTIVEPLPNAMFRVELANGHRVLAHVSGKIRMNFIRILPGDRVLVELSPYDLTHGRITYRYK